The following coding sequences are from one Bradyrhizobium sp. WSM471 window:
- a CDS encoding tetratricopeptide repeat protein, producing the protein MRGKSFRHRRPPFDAGVAAYEAQRFLDAFHAWRDASKLGHAEADHRIALLYEKGEGVRGSIAEAVAWHERAAQAGHLEAQYKLALIYRHGVQAGLGPGSAETWRRSSEERLGEKASSLHALIFPHGTAVAKNSEAAFRWAKSAADAGKAEAQVLLGDLYTNGEGCERDLKAALKSYMAAAKQDFAAGQFALGDVCFQGRGLPENFELAAEWYRRAADQDYVRAAVALAFMHLKGKGLPEDHAEAARLFAKAAEHEDAVALYHIGIMRLNGDGVERDRERAETLLRKSARKDYLPAILALGEFYALGAGAEPDLREAAYWYQKAAERGDVQAQFFTGRFFATGDGAPPNLREAAKWFLRAAENKHPTAAFNIATFLANGTGLEKDIPAAIKWFEVAAEGGLSAAKIQLGRLHAAGGGGTDQAQAKQWLEQAANAGDPEAKVAYAQFLLQTDKERSLRRATDLLTEAAEANYGPAKLMLGHLYAGRLGVPPVPSFAVKWYSSAAEAGSVEAMMEVANLNLGQNKLGADPKQAALWLEKAARAGHAVAQFQLGVMFCTGNGVELNLQRGLSWYEAAAKQGHALGQFNLAVMLSKGQGCERNAEKAVEWFERAAEQGMPAAQLALADAYAAGSGAPTNAELAVRWYEKSAQQGNELARQRLAALNRGPTR; encoded by the coding sequence TTGCGCGGGAAATCGTTTCGTCACCGACGGCCCCCGTTCGATGCGGGGGTCGCTGCCTATGAGGCTCAACGCTTTCTTGACGCTTTTCATGCCTGGAGAGACGCCAGCAAGCTTGGCCATGCGGAAGCCGATCACCGGATCGCGCTCCTATACGAAAAAGGCGAGGGCGTTCGTGGCAGCATTGCCGAGGCCGTGGCCTGGCACGAGCGCGCGGCCCAGGCGGGTCATCTCGAAGCGCAATACAAACTGGCGCTGATTTACCGCCATGGCGTGCAGGCCGGGCTCGGGCCTGGATCAGCTGAGACCTGGCGGCGGTCGTCCGAGGAGCGGCTCGGTGAGAAGGCATCGTCGCTTCATGCTCTGATCTTTCCACATGGGACGGCCGTTGCCAAAAACTCTGAAGCTGCGTTTCGTTGGGCCAAATCCGCGGCAGATGCGGGCAAGGCCGAGGCGCAGGTCTTGCTTGGCGACCTCTACACAAATGGCGAAGGCTGCGAGCGGGACCTCAAGGCGGCACTCAAATCTTATATGGCGGCCGCGAAACAGGACTTTGCGGCCGGCCAGTTTGCGCTCGGCGATGTCTGCTTCCAGGGCCGCGGACTGCCGGAGAATTTCGAGCTCGCCGCCGAATGGTACCGCAGGGCTGCGGATCAGGATTACGTCCGGGCGGCGGTGGCGCTCGCGTTCATGCATCTGAAGGGCAAGGGACTGCCTGAGGATCATGCTGAGGCCGCGCGGCTGTTTGCAAAGGCGGCCGAACACGAAGACGCCGTTGCGCTCTACCATATCGGTATCATGCGTCTCAACGGGGATGGTGTGGAACGAGACCGTGAGCGCGCGGAAACGCTGTTGCGGAAATCGGCGCGCAAGGATTATCTGCCGGCGATCCTGGCGCTTGGCGAATTCTATGCTCTCGGAGCGGGCGCGGAGCCCGACCTGCGAGAGGCCGCGTATTGGTATCAGAAGGCGGCCGAGCGCGGCGATGTGCAGGCTCAATTCTTTACCGGCCGGTTCTTTGCCACGGGCGACGGCGCGCCGCCCAATCTGCGGGAGGCGGCAAAATGGTTCCTTCGCGCCGCCGAGAACAAGCATCCCACGGCGGCCTTCAACATCGCGACGTTTTTGGCCAATGGCACCGGCCTGGAGAAGGATATCCCTGCTGCGATCAAATGGTTCGAGGTCGCAGCCGAAGGCGGCCTGAGCGCGGCCAAGATTCAGCTTGGGCGTCTCCATGCGGCCGGCGGAGGCGGCACCGACCAGGCGCAGGCAAAACAATGGCTGGAGCAGGCCGCCAACGCCGGCGATCCCGAGGCCAAGGTCGCCTACGCCCAGTTCCTGCTACAGACTGACAAGGAGCGCTCGCTCAGGCGCGCCACGGACCTCCTGACGGAGGCCGCCGAGGCCAACTACGGGCCGGCGAAGCTTATGCTCGGGCACCTCTATGCGGGGCGGCTGGGGGTGCCTCCTGTCCCGTCGTTCGCGGTGAAATGGTACAGCAGCGCCGCCGAGGCCGGATCCGTCGAAGCCATGATGGAGGTTGCTAACCTCAATCTCGGTCAGAACAAGCTTGGTGCCGATCCCAAGCAGGCGGCTCTATGGCTTGAGAAAGCCGCGCGCGCGGGCCATGCGGTAGCCCAGTTTCAGCTCGGGGTGATGTTCTGCACCGGCAACGGCGTCGAGCTCAATCTTCAACGGGGTCTCAGTTGGTATGAGGCGGCGGCAAAGCAGGGCCATGCGCTCGGCCAATTCAATCTCGCGGTGATGCTGTCCAAGGGCCAGGGCTGCGAGCGGAACGCGGAAAAGGCGGTCGAATGGTTCGAACGAGCTGCGGAACAAGGCATGCCCGCGGCCCAGCTTGCGCTCGCAGACGCCTATGCTGCAGGTTCCGGCGCTCCCACAAATGCAGAATTGGCTGTCAGGTGGTATGAGAAATCAGCGCAGCAGGGCAATGAATTGGCGCGGCAGCGCCTTGCCGCGCTGAACCGCGGTCCGACCAGGTAA
- a CDS encoding glycoside hydrolase family 99-like domain-containing protein yields the protein MSDFVSGLVRTSANRKSGGSKSKAPKKSGQATAAHEAGVTPEQLKIAKDYLVRHGLFDTDYYVSTYGDVAKSGVDPFEHFFLHGFLEGRRPNVLFDTAWYIATNPDVTSSRVNPLLHYARIGEPAGTRPNPHFDPAWYRTSYGLTPSESPLGHYLANRKGPFSPIPEFDSQYYLSTYPDIRDAGVDPFEHFMSYGFKEGRNPSAEFDVRFYVQRYLGGKFEQNPLVHFLEHREEKGVYSKPPLNEATIPAEIRRFTRSGPQFEELQPLPPRAKRRAKVLAYYLTQFHSFPENDKWWGKGFTEWTNIARGVPRFKDHYQPRVPRDLGFYSLEDINTMRKQVELARRSGIDGFVFYYYWFNGKRLLERPLEQFLQTRDVDMPFCLMWANENWTRRWDGMEGEVLISQDYLAEDDELLLADYARHFSDPRYIRIDGRPLLMVYRPGIIPNAKEVIERWREIFAEKFGEDPIIVMSQSFDDFDPRIYGLDGAIEFPPHKITKFTPRINNEVELFDDTFNGQVYRYEDVVDYSLKEPRADFPLIKTVVPSWDNDARRQGSGLVIQGSTPAKYEAWLSALIERAQTETFFGERIICVNAWNEWCEGAYLEPDLYYGSAYLNATARAVAGIQRDATMPKLLLVGHDAFPSGAQHLLLHIGKTLRSAFNVDVRFLLMEGGKLESEYAQVAPVTIVRGVNELPGKLAELCDQGVTAAVVNTSASGSVVPFLTKRGIRTISLIHELPRILREKNLEDLARRSITASHKVVFASRFVQDSLVAGLKLEEDKSDRFVIFPQGSYKQIEAAPDKARQLRYELGIPAGGPVVLGVGYADLRKGFDLFLQAWRLAHLSNPSVHFVWVGDHDPGMMEWLAGEVAAAEATKTFHLIGFRSDMETFYSAASVLALTSREDPFPTVALEALGIGVPVVAFANSGGIPEFLLQNKLGRVVEYCDTAAMARAIGELIRSPVAPAERDRMMDLIEQDFSFPNYVKGLLELAAPTLPTVSVAVPNYNYAHCLGERLDTIFDQTHPVDEILVLDDASTDSSVDVIMEVAEGRQRDLALIINEENSGSVFAQWAKAAEMASGEFLWIAEADDQSDPQFLARLVGIMKADPDIALAFSDSRSIDAEGREVYASYKPYYASIEPEALSRSEVFSGPDFIARYLAVKNTILNVSSVVWRREALLTALEACGSELKHFRMAGDWRLYLQALVPAGAKIAYVADPLNVHRRHAESVTHSLKAEKHVAEIAAMHAAIRGAVKLPKKQALAQAAYVDEVTRQLLSPAEAPAEARRADGVAQSTQAPGTAGKPKTAKPSTAPRRPAERTKNSERKTKAKTKAEPSGKTGSATTTLRQRSQPPGSKQGRSRTSGAPANQKSATPD from the coding sequence ATGTCGGATTTTGTCAGCGGTCTTGTCCGAACCTCCGCCAACCGGAAGTCTGGCGGAAGCAAGTCGAAAGCTCCCAAAAAATCGGGACAGGCCACGGCTGCTCATGAAGCAGGTGTCACGCCGGAGCAGCTGAAAATCGCAAAGGACTATTTGGTTCGACACGGCCTGTTCGACACCGATTACTACGTCAGCACCTATGGTGACGTTGCAAAATCCGGCGTTGATCCTTTCGAGCATTTCTTCCTGCACGGTTTTTTGGAGGGACGACGTCCCAACGTCCTGTTCGATACGGCCTGGTACATCGCGACCAACCCCGACGTGACAAGTTCCCGCGTCAATCCGCTGCTGCACTATGCGCGCATTGGCGAACCCGCCGGAACGAGGCCCAACCCACATTTCGACCCTGCCTGGTATCGGACGTCTTACGGACTGACACCAAGCGAGAGCCCGCTCGGTCACTATCTGGCAAATCGCAAGGGGCCGTTCAGCCCGATCCCCGAATTCGACTCGCAATATTATCTGTCGACCTACCCTGATATTCGCGACGCCGGCGTCGACCCGTTCGAGCATTTCATGTCGTACGGGTTCAAGGAGGGACGCAACCCGTCAGCCGAATTCGATGTGCGCTTCTACGTGCAGCGCTATCTCGGGGGAAAATTTGAGCAGAACCCGCTGGTGCATTTCCTGGAGCATCGCGAGGAGAAGGGCGTCTATTCGAAGCCGCCGCTGAACGAGGCCACGATCCCCGCAGAAATCCGCAGATTCACGCGGAGCGGTCCGCAATTTGAAGAGCTGCAACCGCTGCCGCCGCGAGCCAAGCGACGCGCCAAAGTTCTGGCGTATTATCTCACCCAATTCCACTCCTTCCCCGAGAACGACAAATGGTGGGGCAAGGGCTTTACGGAGTGGACCAATATTGCCCGCGGCGTCCCGCGCTTCAAAGATCACTATCAGCCGCGCGTGCCGCGCGATCTCGGCTTTTATAGCCTCGAAGACATCAACACGATGCGCAAGCAGGTCGAGCTTGCGCGCCGCAGCGGCATCGATGGTTTCGTGTTCTACTATTACTGGTTCAACGGCAAGCGGCTGCTGGAGCGGCCGCTGGAGCAATTCCTTCAGACCCGTGACGTCGACATGCCGTTCTGCCTGATGTGGGCGAACGAAAATTGGACCCGGCGCTGGGATGGGATGGAAGGCGAAGTTCTGATCTCGCAGGATTATCTTGCCGAGGATGACGAGCTGCTGCTCGCCGACTATGCGCGGCATTTCTCCGACCCGCGCTATATTCGTATCGATGGCCGACCGCTTCTAATGGTGTACCGGCCTGGCATCATCCCGAATGCCAAGGAGGTCATTGAACGCTGGCGCGAGATCTTCGCCGAGAAGTTTGGCGAAGATCCAATCATTGTCATGAGCCAGAGCTTCGACGATTTCGATCCCCGCATTTATGGACTGGACGGCGCGATCGAATTTCCGCCGCACAAGATCACCAAGTTCACGCCACGTATCAACAACGAGGTCGAGCTGTTCGATGACACCTTTAACGGCCAGGTCTACCGTTATGAGGATGTGGTCGACTATTCGCTGAAAGAGCCGCGTGCAGATTTCCCGCTGATCAAGACGGTGGTGCCTAGCTGGGACAATGACGCGCGGCGTCAGGGATCTGGTCTGGTGATCCAGGGCTCCACGCCGGCGAAATACGAGGCCTGGCTGTCAGCTTTGATCGAGCGCGCTCAGACCGAAACGTTCTTCGGCGAGCGCATCATTTGCGTCAATGCCTGGAATGAATGGTGCGAGGGCGCCTATCTCGAGCCTGACCTCTATTACGGATCAGCCTATCTGAATGCGACGGCGCGGGCGGTTGCCGGAATCCAGCGCGATGCCACCATGCCCAAACTGCTGCTGGTGGGGCATGACGCGTTTCCGAGCGGCGCGCAGCACCTTCTGCTTCACATCGGCAAGACGCTGCGAAGCGCGTTCAACGTCGATGTCCGCTTCCTGCTCATGGAAGGCGGCAAGCTCGAGTCTGAATATGCGCAGGTGGCGCCGGTTACCATCGTCCGCGGCGTCAACGAGCTTCCGGGCAAGCTGGCTGAGTTGTGCGATCAGGGGGTGACGGCCGCGGTCGTCAATACGTCGGCAAGCGGCAGCGTCGTGCCGTTCCTCACCAAGCGCGGCATCAGAACGATCAGTCTCATCCACGAACTGCCGCGTATTCTGCGGGAAAAGAACCTGGAGGATCTGGCGCGGCGCAGCATCACCGCCTCGCACAAGGTCGTGTTTGCTTCGCGCTTTGTCCAGGACAGTCTCGTGGCGGGCCTGAAGCTTGAGGAGGATAAATCCGACCGGTTCGTGATTTTCCCGCAAGGCAGCTACAAGCAGATCGAGGCCGCACCGGACAAGGCGCGGCAGCTGCGCTACGAACTGGGTATCCCTGCGGGCGGGCCGGTCGTGCTCGGCGTCGGCTATGCTGACTTACGCAAAGGGTTCGATTTGTTTCTGCAGGCCTGGCGGCTTGCGCATTTGAGCAATCCCAGCGTCCATTTCGTGTGGGTCGGCGACCACGATCCCGGCATGATGGAATGGCTCGCGGGCGAAGTCGCGGCGGCAGAGGCTACGAAGACGTTTCATCTGATCGGCTTCCGTAGCGACATGGAGACCTTCTATTCGGCCGCCTCCGTGCTTGCGCTCACCTCGCGCGAAGATCCATTCCCAACGGTTGCTCTGGAAGCGCTCGGCATCGGCGTTCCCGTGGTTGCTTTCGCAAACTCGGGCGGAATCCCTGAATTCCTGCTGCAGAACAAGCTTGGCCGGGTCGTCGAGTATTGCGATACCGCGGCCATGGCACGAGCGATCGGCGAACTCATCCGATCGCCGGTCGCGCCCGCCGAGCGGGATCGCATGATGGATCTGATCGAGCAGGATTTCTCGTTCCCCAATTACGTCAAGGGCCTGCTCGAGCTTGCTGCGCCCACTCTGCCGACCGTTTCGGTGGCGGTGCCGAACTACAACTACGCCCATTGCCTCGGCGAGCGGCTCGATACGATTTTTGATCAGACCCATCCGGTCGACGAAATCCTCGTGCTGGACGACGCCTCGACCGACAGCAGCGTCGACGTCATCATGGAGGTTGCAGAAGGCCGGCAGCGCGATCTCGCCCTCATCATCAACGAGGAGAACTCCGGATCGGTCTTTGCGCAATGGGCCAAGGCGGCCGAGATGGCCAGCGGCGAGTTCCTCTGGATCGCGGAAGCCGACGATCAGTCCGATCCACAGTTCCTCGCGCGCCTGGTCGGCATCATGAAGGCCGATCCCGACATCGCGCTGGCTTTCTCCGACTCGCGCTCGATCGACGCGGAAGGGCGGGAGGTCTATGCGAGTTACAAGCCCTATTATGCGAGCATCGAGCCGGAGGCGCTGTCGCGCAGCGAGGTGTTCAGCGGGCCGGATTTCATCGCGCGCTATCTTGCGGTCAAGAACACGATCCTGAACGTCAGCTCGGTGGTCTGGCGCCGCGAGGCGCTGCTCACGGCGCTCGAGGCCTGCGGCTCGGAGCTCAAGCACTTCCGCATGGCCGGCGACTGGCGTCTTTACCTGCAGGCACTGGTCCCCGCCGGCGCCAAAATCGCCTATGTGGCCGACCCGCTCAACGTCCACCGCCGGCATGCCGAAAGCGTCACCCACTCACTCAAGGCCGAGAAGCACGTCGCCGAAATTGCTGCAATGCACGCGGCGATCCGCGGTGCGGTCAAGCTGCCGAAGAAGCAGGCGCTCGCCCAGGCCGCCTATGTCGACGAGGTTACGCGTCAGCTTCTCAGCCCCGCAGAGGCGCCTGCTGAGGCGCGTCGTGCAGATGGCGTCGCCCAGTCTACCCAGGCGCCTGGCACGGCCGGCAAGCCGAAGACTGCCAAACCTTCCACCGCGCCCCGCAGGCCCGCAGAGCGCACGAAAAATTCTGAGAGAAAAACTAAAGCAAAGACCAAGGCCGAACCATCAGGGAAGACCGGATCGGCCACGACAACGCTTCGCCAGCGGTCGCAGCCGCCCGGCTCAAAGCAAGGCCGCTCGCGCACATCCGGAGCCCCGGCTAACCAAAAATCCGCGACCCCCGACTAA
- a CDS encoding glycosyltransferase family 2 protein: MQSSFLHDLSRLCDENRHEEISKTISARFSLDAAQSAHVDAFVEELRQGRASATSLIDGVKLSPGEVALLQTRFPDKPSTIFNAELDFFAESVPENLATSLIYAANRFIPKTGKVAVVASVRNEGPWILEWIAHYKGLGSDLIVVVHNDSDDGTNEILDYLSARGEIIAIRNVVAGPVSPQRKAFNSVLHLLQDVHACEWVAFLDADEFLVPLGRLDETFAGVIDDIEGRARQEGSAIVDAILLHWRWFSSPLQYNWEPGLTTERFTFSAENDHVKSIARISNVWSMSRLHVPALIRPGRAVNSAGHEVSISEQLKPPRYEVAQINHYFAKSFQEFVLKKARGRGAMGLAGPSREFENFLWGAHQLSFQRGDFSRTMGLLQSWLNDPILSKLNHASEENSRLKVRQFEQELDLPKLHAEITKYVKPVT; encoded by the coding sequence ATGCAATCCTCTTTCCTGCACGATCTTTCGCGTCTCTGTGATGAGAACCGACACGAAGAGATCAGTAAGACGATATCCGCCCGTTTTTCGTTGGATGCGGCCCAAAGCGCTCACGTTGATGCATTTGTTGAAGAGCTTCGACAAGGGCGAGCCAGCGCTACTTCTTTGATTGATGGGGTAAAGTTAAGTCCGGGAGAGGTGGCGCTACTCCAGACCCGTTTCCCTGATAAGCCATCCACCATATTTAATGCCGAACTCGATTTTTTTGCTGAGTCGGTTCCTGAAAATCTTGCGACGAGCCTTATTTATGCTGCCAATCGGTTCATCCCGAAAACTGGTAAGGTAGCGGTGGTTGCGTCCGTTCGAAACGAAGGCCCGTGGATTCTAGAGTGGATTGCGCATTATAAGGGCCTCGGAAGCGATCTCATTGTTGTCGTACACAATGACTCGGATGATGGAACAAACGAGATCCTAGATTACCTTTCCGCTCGTGGTGAAATCATCGCTATCCGCAACGTTGTTGCCGGACCGGTATCTCCTCAGCGAAAGGCCTTCAACTCAGTGCTGCACCTGTTGCAAGATGTGCATGCCTGTGAGTGGGTGGCCTTTCTTGACGCAGACGAGTTTCTCGTACCTCTGGGCAGACTGGATGAAACTTTCGCGGGGGTGATTGATGACATTGAGGGGCGCGCTAGACAAGAAGGATCCGCGATCGTTGATGCGATCCTACTGCATTGGCGGTGGTTTTCATCGCCACTGCAGTACAATTGGGAGCCCGGCCTAACAACGGAGAGGTTTACCTTCTCGGCTGAGAACGATCATGTGAAATCAATCGCACGCATCTCTAACGTCTGGTCCATGTCACGGCTTCACGTTCCGGCGCTCATTCGGCCTGGGCGGGCCGTGAACTCTGCAGGCCATGAAGTGAGCATTTCTGAGCAATTGAAGCCGCCGCGCTATGAAGTGGCGCAGATAAACCACTATTTTGCAAAATCATTCCAGGAGTTCGTGCTGAAGAAGGCGCGCGGCCGTGGTGCGATGGGTTTGGCGGGTCCAAGTAGGGAGTTTGAAAACTTTCTCTGGGGAGCTCACCAGTTGTCGTTCCAGCGCGGCGATTTCTCCAGAACGATGGGCCTGCTCCAATCTTGGCTAAACGACCCAATACTATCGAAGTTGAATCATGCGAGTGAAGAGAATTCTCGCTTGAAGGTTCGGCAATTTGAGCAGGAACTTGACTTGCCTAAATTGCATGCCGAGATCACCAAGTATGTTAAGCCAGTGACCTAA
- a CDS encoding glycoside hydrolase family 99-like domain-containing protein, giving the protein MARFSRREFLQSSIVAVAATVSSSSRAASPLSAAGAIRWDAWYARKDNSILAQENLGPNKFHARAPKHCEELSLSDVSCVGSQVIMDNEILAAAKGGLNFWAFVWFASDTSFRTAWDLYQASKYKSCVNWCGIATLEHFGSSSSGKLGWREKCQEWAAYMAQKNYQRVEVSGVKERPLLFLLWYPSDIQNYFGGNLANVRSALSYLRELVTGRGLGAPYIVIMNGVNGAPLVSEVGADAISNYIPSFVPGHLSSYVDLDKQAQKYWRQLSKTGAQTVPIAIVGWDTRPRQDASSHWRPQNFDPDRYYSIATPEQFSSHLRSAVSYIDNNLDSCPSRVLLIYSWNECDEGGALMPTLGDPEGNLLAATAAVMSSRTCN; this is encoded by the coding sequence ATGGCACGATTTTCACGGCGCGAGTTTCTGCAATCGTCGATCGTGGCGGTGGCAGCCACAGTCTCGTCCTCCAGCAGAGCAGCGTCTCCACTTAGCGCCGCCGGTGCAATTCGTTGGGACGCTTGGTACGCTCGAAAAGACAATTCGATACTTGCCCAAGAAAACTTAGGGCCAAACAAGTTTCATGCACGAGCACCAAAGCACTGCGAGGAATTGAGTCTCAGCGATGTAAGTTGTGTCGGTTCGCAGGTAATTATGGACAACGAAATCTTAGCGGCGGCCAAAGGCGGCTTAAACTTTTGGGCCTTTGTCTGGTTTGCGTCGGACACCAGTTTCCGAACGGCGTGGGATCTCTACCAAGCGAGCAAATACAAGTCGTGCGTCAACTGGTGCGGCATTGCCACATTAGAGCACTTCGGATCATCATCCAGCGGCAAGCTTGGGTGGAGAGAGAAATGTCAAGAGTGGGCGGCTTATATGGCGCAAAAGAATTATCAGAGGGTTGAAGTTAGCGGGGTCAAAGAACGTCCTTTGCTTTTTCTTCTTTGGTATCCGAGCGACATCCAGAACTATTTCGGTGGCAATCTCGCTAATGTCCGATCCGCACTGTCGTATCTGAGAGAGCTTGTGACGGGCCGAGGATTAGGGGCCCCTTACATTGTGATTATGAATGGAGTCAACGGCGCGCCATTGGTTAGTGAGGTAGGAGCAGACGCAATTTCAAACTACATCCCGTCATTTGTTCCAGGGCACCTGAGTTCATACGTTGACCTTGATAAGCAGGCTCAGAAGTATTGGCGTCAACTGTCGAAGACCGGGGCGCAAACAGTGCCCATAGCGATCGTCGGTTGGGATACGCGACCTCGCCAAGACGCAAGCTCGCATTGGCGTCCGCAGAATTTCGATCCAGACCGGTATTACTCGATTGCGACTCCTGAACAATTTAGCTCCCACCTTCGATCGGCAGTTTCGTACATCGACAACAATCTAGACTCTTGCCCTTCCAGAGTGTTGCTCATCTACTCATGGAATGAGTGTGACGAGGGCGGAGCCTTGATGCCGACTCTCGGTGATCCGGAGGGTAATCTCCTAGCCGCCACGGCAGCGGTGATGTCTTCCCGCACTTGTAACTAA
- a CDS encoding FkbM family methyltransferase has product MQNATTTEHQRVVEFVYDDKLVRFFIEEPRDVVQKAQLHKSFYEQNILERLKYSIPEGAIIADIGANVGNHTVYFGLFCRPAKVYVFEPNTHLQSILKKNIELNHLTSVDQSYLRFGISGSDFEAKIRVSSSENWGNGHLVSVNSAGSAEVFSENVSVRALDSFEIKELDFIKADVEGHELALLEGAQETLKRCQPAIFIEVGQKRIEQVTFLLESLGYRLIDFVTMYRGQGNYLFVPTRSPNSS; this is encoded by the coding sequence GTGCAAAACGCGACAACTACCGAACACCAACGAGTCGTGGAATTCGTTTATGATGACAAATTGGTGAGGTTCTTCATCGAAGAGCCCCGCGATGTCGTACAAAAGGCTCAACTGCACAAGTCTTTCTACGAACAAAATATCCTCGAACGCTTGAAGTACTCCATTCCCGAGGGCGCCATCATTGCTGACATTGGTGCGAACGTCGGCAATCACACTGTTTATTTTGGGCTATTTTGTAGACCCGCAAAGGTCTATGTCTTTGAGCCAAATACACACCTGCAATCGATATTGAAGAAGAATATCGAGCTGAACCATCTCACTTCGGTAGACCAATCATACCTAAGATTCGGAATAAGCGGATCCGACTTTGAGGCGAAGATTCGAGTTTCCTCTAGCGAAAATTGGGGAAACGGCCATTTGGTGAGCGTCAATAGCGCGGGGAGCGCAGAAGTCTTCTCCGAAAACGTCTCAGTGAGAGCCCTAGATTCATTCGAGATCAAGGAGCTCGATTTCATTAAAGCAGACGTGGAGGGTCATGAGCTCGCCTTACTCGAAGGCGCACAAGAAACTTTAAAAAGGTGTCAACCTGCTATCTTCATTGAAGTTGGACAAAAGCGCATCGAACAAGTGACGTTTTTACTCGAATCTCTCGGCTATCGCCTCATTGATTTTGTGACAATGTATCGAGGGCAAGGCAATTACCTATTTGTTCCCACGCGCTCGCCCAACTCTTCTTAG
- a CDS encoding glycosyltransferase family 2 protein, with amino-acid sequence MNQCAVVTMVYNEPAFLPHWIRYYSKQFGADHCYIVDHGSDDGSTRDVDGTNLVRIPRSPMHDKKRANFISQFCTSLLEWYETVIYTDVDEFLIPEPDRYSSLAEYCANNQSESVNAIGLNIIHVPDLEQDLDTTRPMIGQRQWVRFSFAMCKPLLVRSPTKWTPGFHSSNHPIRFDQLFLFHARNFDLPTSLKRLEKTRAMPWGDGPPDHYQRWTADQHEQIVRAQAGLPKLRTSLHADAPHIKKHLDWIESFVKQHPDQKDLFYYNNGVRCDELLLIPDRFHGYV; translated from the coding sequence ATGAACCAATGCGCTGTCGTAACAATGGTCTACAATGAACCAGCCTTCTTGCCCCATTGGATTCGGTATTATAGCAAGCAGTTTGGCGCAGATCATTGTTATATTGTTGACCATGGATCTGACGATGGAAGCACGCGGGACGTCGACGGTACTAATCTAGTGCGTATCCCCCGGTCTCCTATGCATGATAAGAAGCGTGCAAACTTCATTTCCCAGTTCTGCACCTCACTTTTGGAATGGTACGAGACGGTAATTTATACTGACGTAGATGAGTTTCTTATACCAGAGCCTGACAGATACAGCTCCCTTGCAGAATACTGCGCAAATAATCAAAGCGAGTCTGTCAATGCAATTGGCCTTAACATCATTCATGTCCCAGACCTAGAGCAAGATCTTGACACTACCCGTCCGATGATCGGTCAGCGGCAGTGGGTTAGATTTTCGTTTGCAATGTGCAAGCCTCTGCTAGTTCGGTCGCCCACCAAGTGGACGCCCGGCTTCCATTCATCAAATCACCCAATCCGATTTGATCAATTGTTCCTATTCCATGCGCGCAACTTCGACCTTCCTACTTCACTGAAGCGCTTGGAGAAGACGCGCGCGATGCCCTGGGGGGACGGACCGCCAGATCACTACCAGCGGTGGACGGCCGATCAGCATGAGCAAATCGTTCGAGCTCAAGCTGGATTGCCAAAGCTGCGAACGAGCCTACACGCAGACGCTCCCCACATTAAGAAGCACCTTGACTGGATTGAGAGCTTTGTGAAGCAGCACCCAGACCAGAAAGACCTCTTCTACTACAACAACGGAGTGCGCTGCGACGAGCTCCTCCTCATTCCGGACCGGTTTCACGGCTATGTTTGA
- a CDS encoding DUF2158 domain-containing protein: MKQKIQDGDTVRLKWGGPLMTVSHVSGDYAACVWFEVNNQAQEKGFRRIEILREQPGSGNRLDRGPPHLSSTDLDGGRFGEHTGKNATMFGASSL; this comes from the coding sequence ATGAAACAAAAAATCCAAGATGGCGACACGGTCAGGCTCAAGTGGGGTGGACCGCTGATGACTGTCTCACATGTTAGCGGTGATTATGCTGCGTGCGTGTGGTTTGAAGTCAACAACCAGGCACAGGAAAAGGGCTTTCGTCGGATTGAGATTCTCCGAGAGCAGCCTGGCTCCGGCAATCGACTGGACCGCGGCCCGCCGCATCTTAGTTCAACGGACCTTGATGGCGGGCGTTTCGGCGAGCATACGGGCAAGAATGCGACCATGTTCGGCGCGTCGTCACTCTGA
- a CDS encoding DUF2158 domain-containing protein → MAEPTIELGSVVRLKSGGPLMTVDSMAGDHVRCVWHDEAKQLQMQPILRSSLVVEQPPRR, encoded by the coding sequence ATGGCTGAACCTACGATCGAGCTCGGGTCCGTCGTTCGCTTGAAGTCGGGTGGTCCCCTCATGACGGTCGACTCGATGGCTGGCGATCACGTCCGCTGCGTTTGGCACGATGAAGCTAAACAGCTGCAAATGCAGCCCATCCTGCGCAGTTCGCTCGTTGTTGAGCAACCACCAAGACGCTGA